The Brenneria rubrifaciens genome has a window encoding:
- the groL gene encoding chaperonin GroEL (60 kDa chaperone family; promotes refolding of misfolded polypeptides especially under stressful conditions; forms two stacked rings of heptamers to form a barrel-shaped 14mer; ends can be capped by GroES; misfolded proteins enter the barrel where they are refolded when GroES binds), which produces MAAKDVKFGNDARTKMLRGVNVLADAVKVTLGPKGRNVVLDKSFGAPTITKDGVSVAREIELEDKFENMGAQMVKEVASKANDAAGDGTTTATVLAQSIITEGLKAVAAGMNPMDLKRGIDKAVIAAVEELKKQSVPCSDFKAIAQVGTISANSDETVGKLIAEAMEKVGKEGVITVEEGSGLQDELDVVEGMQFDRGYLSPYFINKPETGSVELESPFILLADKKISNIREMLPVLEAVAKAGKPLLIIAEDVEGEALATLVVNTMRGIVKVAAVKAPGFGDRRKAMLQDIATLTAGTVISEEIGLELEKATLEDLGQAKRVVINKDTTIIIDGVGDEGAIQGRVTQIRQQIEDATSDYDKEKLQERVAKLAGGVAVIKVGAATEVEMKEKKARVEDALHATRAAVEEGVVAGGGVALIRAASSISTSGLKGDNEDQNVGIKVALRAMEAPLRQIVVNAGEEASVIANTVKASEGNHGYNAATEEYGNMLDFGILDPTKVTRSALQYAASIAGLMITTECMVTELPKEDKADLGAAGGMGGMGGMGGMM; this is translated from the coding sequence ATGGCAGCTAAAGACGTAAAATTCGGTAATGACGCCCGCACAAAAATGCTGCGCGGCGTAAATGTACTGGCTGATGCAGTGAAGGTTACCCTGGGCCCGAAAGGCCGTAACGTGGTGTTGGATAAATCCTTCGGTGCGCCCACTATTACTAAAGACGGCGTTTCTGTCGCGCGTGAAATCGAACTGGAAGACAAGTTCGAAAACATGGGCGCGCAGATGGTAAAAGAAGTTGCCTCTAAAGCGAACGACGCGGCGGGCGACGGTACTACCACGGCAACCGTCTTGGCGCAGTCCATCATCACTGAAGGTCTGAAAGCCGTCGCGGCGGGCATGAACCCGATGGATTTAAAACGCGGTATCGACAAAGCTGTTATCGCCGCTGTTGAAGAACTGAAGAAACAATCAGTACCTTGTTCTGATTTCAAAGCTATCGCACAGGTTGGCACGATCTCTGCCAATTCCGACGAAACCGTGGGTAAATTGATTGCGGAAGCGATGGAAAAAGTGGGTAAAGAAGGCGTTATCACCGTTGAAGAAGGCTCTGGCCTGCAAGACGAACTGGACGTGGTTGAGGGTATGCAGTTTGACCGCGGTTACCTGTCTCCTTACTTCATCAACAAACCGGAAACCGGTTCTGTTGAGCTGGAAAGCCCGTTCATTCTGTTGGCTGACAAAAAGATCTCCAACATCCGCGAAATGCTGCCCGTTCTGGAAGCCGTCGCCAAAGCCGGTAAACCCCTGCTGATCATCGCAGAAGACGTTGAAGGCGAAGCGCTGGCAACGCTGGTGGTAAACACCATGCGCGGCATCGTGAAAGTGGCTGCGGTTAAAGCGCCGGGCTTTGGCGACCGTCGTAAAGCCATGTTGCAGGATATCGCTACCCTGACTGCGGGTACGGTGATTTCTGAAGAAATCGGTCTGGAGCTGGAAAAAGCGACGCTGGAAGATCTGGGTCAGGCCAAACGTGTTGTGATCAACAAAGACACCACCATCATTATTGATGGCGTGGGTGACGAAGGCGCAATCCAGGGGCGTGTTACACAGATTCGTCAGCAGATCGAAGATGCAACTTCAGACTACGACAAAGAAAAACTTCAAGAGCGTGTGGCTAAACTGGCTGGCGGCGTAGCCGTAATCAAGGTTGGCGCCGCGACTGAAGTTGAAATGAAAGAGAAGAAGGCACGCGTTGAAGACGCGCTGCACGCGACTCGCGCAGCAGTAGAAGAAGGCGTGGTTGCCGGTGGTGGCGTTGCACTGATCCGTGCCGCTTCTTCTATCTCTACTTCAGGTCTGAAAGGTGATAACGAAGATCAGAACGTCGGTATCAAAGTTGCGCTGCGCGCGATGGAAGCGCCGTTGCGTCAGATCGTGGTCAACGCTGGTGAAGAGGCCTCTGTTATCGCCAACACCGTGAAAGCGAGTGAAGGTAACCACGGTTACAACGCGGCAACTGAAGAATACGGCAACATGCTGGACTTCGGTATTCTGGATCCGACCAAAGTGACCCGTTCTGCTTTGCAATATGCGGCTTCTATCGCTGGCCTGATGATCACCACCGAGTGTATGGTCACCGAACTGCCGAAAGAAGATAAGGCCGACTTAGGCGCCGCAGGTGGAATGGGCGGCATGGGTGGAATGGGCGGCATGATGTAA
- a CDS encoding FxsA family protein has protein sequence MRWLPLLLIFLFAYIEISLFIQVAAVLGVAITLLLVVFTSCVGVSLVRNQGMKTIVQMQQKMALGESPAAEMVKSVSLVLAGFLLLIPGFFTDLLGLLLLLPPVQKRLTLKLMPHLHIWRSGPGGAASSDGKTFEGEYQRKEDGRRNIEHKDERDDR, from the coding sequence GTGCGCTGGTTACCGTTGCTATTAATCTTTCTTTTTGCCTACATTGAGATATCGCTGTTCATTCAGGTGGCAGCGGTTCTTGGCGTAGCGATAACCCTGTTGCTGGTGGTCTTCACTTCTTGTGTCGGTGTGTCGCTGGTGCGTAATCAGGGCATGAAAACCATTGTTCAGATGCAGCAGAAAATGGCCTTGGGTGAAAGCCCGGCGGCAGAGATGGTGAAAAGCGTCTCGCTGGTGCTGGCCGGCTTCCTGCTTTTGATTCCGGGATTCTTTACCGATTTGCTCGGACTATTGCTACTGTTGCCGCCGGTGCAGAAGCGTTTAACCCTTAAGCTGATGCCGCATTTGCATATCTGGCGTTCTGGGCCGGGTGGTGCGGCTTCTTCAGATGGGAAGACCTTTGAAGGCGAGTATCAACGTAAAGAGGACGGTCGCAGAAATATTGAGCATAAAGATGAACGAGACGATCGGTGA
- the ubiC gene encoding chorismate lyase — MSDEAPVSLRAIEWFSEQPAIMPAPIEDWLMETGSMTQRLDDCCVQLTVIVCKECFILPGELLNDEHGHLPVSERYWLREVVLYGDGRPWLFGRTLVPQQTLDGTGAALMKIGNTPLGRYLFQHDALTRDYIHTGAGGSLWARRSRLCLSGQPLLLTELFLPEAPLYFMDSCKG; from the coding sequence ATGTCTGATGAGGCGCCAGTTTCCCTGCGTGCGATTGAATGGTTTTCCGAACAGCCGGCAATCATGCCTGCGCCCATTGAAGACTGGCTGATGGAAACAGGGTCAATGACGCAGCGTCTTGATGACTGTTGCGTCCAACTGACGGTAATTGTTTGCAAGGAATGCTTTATTTTGCCGGGGGAGTTGTTAAATGATGAACATGGACATCTGCCCGTCAGCGAGCGTTATTGGCTGCGTGAGGTCGTGCTCTATGGCGACGGGCGTCCCTGGTTATTCGGTCGAACCCTGGTTCCGCAACAAACACTGGATGGCACAGGCGCCGCTTTAATGAAAATCGGTAATACGCCGCTGGGGCGTTATCTGTTTCAACATGATGCCCTGACGCGCGATTATATACACACCGGGGCCGGCGGCAGTTTGTGGGCGCGTCGTTCCCGTTTGTGCCTTTCCGGTCAGCCGCTATTGTTGACCGAGCTGTTTTTACCTGAGGCACCGCTTTATTTTATGGATAGCTGTAAAGGCTAA
- a CDS encoding transcriptional regulator, which produces MQREEVLEHALTLLEQHGFAMTTLDMLAKKLNVPVEELQPFWPTREALLYDSLRYHSQQVDIWRRQLLLDDTKSIEQKLLARYQVLNEGVAKQRYPGCLFIAACSFFPDINHPIHQIAEQQKQESYRYTRELLEALETDDPEMVAQQMELILEGCLSNLLVKHQSSSIATAQRLAEDVLRFAVCRKNGALT; this is translated from the coding sequence ATGCAACGGGAAGAGGTTCTTGAACATGCACTCACTCTACTAGAGCAGCATGGCTTCGCCATGACGACATTGGACATGCTGGCGAAAAAGCTGAATGTCCCGGTAGAGGAATTACAACCATTCTGGCCGACCCGCGAAGCTCTGCTTTACGACAGCCTGCGCTATCACAGCCAGCAGGTGGACATTTGGCGGCGTCAGCTATTACTGGATGACACCAAAAGCATCGAGCAAAAACTGCTTGCCCGCTATCAGGTACTGAATGAAGGGGTAGCCAAACAGCGTTATCCTGGCTGCCTGTTTATTGCAGCCTGTAGTTTTTTTCCTGACATTAATCACCCTATTCATCAGATTGCCGAACAGCAAAAGCAGGAATCCTATCGCTACACCCGCGAGTTGCTTGAAGCGCTGGAAACCGACGATCCAGAAATGGTGGCGCAACAGATGGAACTGATTTTAGAAGGCTGTCTCAGCAACCTGCTGGTCAAACATCAGTCTTCCAGTATTGCTACCGCTCAGCGGTTGGCTGAGGATGTTTTACGCTTTGCGGTATGCCGTAAGAACGGCGCATTGACCTGA
- the cutA gene encoding divalent cation tolerance protein CutA — protein MSDRPVCDAVVILCTAPDEPCAQRLAGQLLETRLAACVTLLPGAQSLYYWEGKLERQSEVQMLIKSDASHEQALLSHLKHHHPYETPELLVLPILGGDSDYLIWLNASLR, from the coding sequence ATGTCTGACCGCCCTGTTTGCGATGCTGTCGTCATACTTTGTACCGCACCTGACGAGCCTTGCGCGCAACGGCTTGCCGGCCAGTTGCTTGAAACGCGGCTTGCAGCCTGCGTAACGCTGTTGCCTGGCGCCCAATCGCTTTATTATTGGGAAGGCAAACTTGAGCGACAATCTGAAGTGCAAATGCTAATCAAAAGCGACGCCTCACATGAGCAGGCTTTGCTGAGCCATCTAAAACACCACCACCCTTATGAAACGCCCGAACTGCTGGTATTACCGATACTCGGGGGCGATAGCGATTATCTAATATGGCTCAACGCATCTTTACGCTGA
- a CDS encoding Fic family protein encodes MRTIFRTGPLPSTQIESGAQEDRASHSHSPQASGQAGQAAGSASSSGTRHVEKISFRQALTKTAALSRLEQLPSGGRFLSALNCFSHVPSSPVPPRGPAFGQFMAMVDADVSMLADKTGVDKSIAAEQMRKAIDTGYFGARSKPENKIRMMLALYSIRETELAKNELAAVMAEHPTFNSVSINNVWRMLIDSSAHDDGRHNGLRYENEPGYIAGMYRGLAEVLRNDLRPDGDVSGEVMIERLHDKAIGGVIDSDRLKRAVVLAMSGSSKQAKGLLAHVASFTNTVKLTDVPNITSGTSSDVLKCLDKGYRTQSVIFSLNQGKNCSQEGFKELLERYRSSANELPFGFWNYDESSEDDMENASFETASVGLYSRSFEEIPDSLRPAPYTKAQYDLYRQDIAAAKNDDDKLSSIVRICRNLEQAHCFTDGNSRTLGFLLVNQLLLENAFSPAIIRDPNRFDGFSSQELVNEIKKGQRLFNQLQSTGPSPANPPPL; translated from the coding sequence ATGCGGACTATTTTTCGGACAGGCCCACTGCCATCGACTCAAATCGAGTCAGGTGCTCAGGAAGATCGCGCCTCCCATTCCCATTCGCCACAGGCATCGGGTCAGGCTGGCCAGGCGGCCGGGTCTGCTTCTTCGTCCGGCACGCGTCATGTTGAAAAAATCAGTTTCAGGCAGGCGCTGACTAAAACAGCGGCACTGAGTCGATTAGAACAACTTCCTTCGGGAGGGCGATTTCTGTCAGCATTAAATTGCTTTAGTCATGTCCCATCGTCGCCTGTTCCTCCCCGCGGCCCGGCATTCGGCCAATTTATGGCAATGGTGGATGCCGATGTATCGATGCTGGCGGATAAGACGGGGGTGGACAAGAGTATTGCCGCTGAACAGATGCGTAAGGCCATAGACACAGGGTACTTCGGCGCGAGGTCGAAGCCGGAGAATAAAATTCGCATGATGTTGGCGCTGTATTCGATACGAGAAACCGAGTTGGCAAAGAATGAGCTTGCAGCGGTGATGGCCGAGCATCCGACATTCAACTCGGTAAGTATCAATAATGTCTGGCGGATGCTGATTGACAGTTCGGCTCATGACGATGGCAGGCATAATGGCCTGCGTTATGAAAATGAACCAGGCTATATCGCCGGTATGTATAGAGGATTGGCTGAAGTCCTGCGTAACGATTTGCGCCCAGATGGTGATGTGTCCGGTGAGGTGATGATCGAGCGATTACATGATAAGGCCATTGGGGGGGTTATTGATTCCGATAGACTCAAGAGGGCGGTGGTTTTGGCCATGTCGGGCAGCTCTAAGCAAGCGAAGGGGCTATTGGCACATGTCGCTTCCTTTACCAATACCGTTAAACTCACTGATGTGCCGAACATAACAAGTGGTACGAGCAGCGATGTGTTGAAGTGTTTAGATAAAGGGTACAGAACGCAGTCAGTAATTTTCAGCCTGAATCAAGGGAAAAACTGTTCCCAGGAGGGGTTTAAAGAACTGTTGGAACGCTATCGTTCGTCAGCCAATGAACTGCCATTTGGTTTTTGGAATTATGATGAAAGTAGCGAGGATGATATGGAAAACGCATCGTTTGAAACGGCGAGCGTTGGGCTTTACAGCCGCTCCTTCGAGGAAATTCCTGATTCGTTGCGGCCTGCCCCTTATACTAAAGCGCAGTATGATCTTTATCGTCAGGATATTGCGGCGGCAAAAAACGATGATGACAAACTTTCGTCAATCGTGCGTATCTGCCGTAACCTGGAGCAAGCACACTGTTTTACTGATGGTAACTCCAGAACGCTTGGCTTTTTGCTGGTCAATCAGCTTCTGCTCGAAAATGCCTTTAGCCCTGCGATTATACGCGATCCCAACCGCTTTGATGGTTTTTCCAGTCAGGAACTGGTGAATGAAATCAAGAAAGGGCAGCGGCTTTTTAACCAACTTCAGTCCACTGGCCCATCACCAGCCAACCCACCACCGTTATAG
- the aspA gene encoding aspartate ammonia-lyase, protein MSDNIRIEEDLLGTKEVPADAYYGVHTLRAIENFYISNSKISDIPEFVRGMVMVKKAAAMANKELQTIPRQIADVIIRACDEVLNNGKCMDQFPIDAYQGGAGTSLNMNTNEVLANIGLELMGHQKGEYQYLNPNDHLNKCQSTNDAYPTGFRIAVYASILKLIDALTQLGDGFERKAKEFQNVLKMGRTQLQDAVPMTLGQEFHAFNVLLKEENKNLLRTAELLLEVNLGATAIGTRLNTPDGYQQLAVQRLAEVSGLPCVPAEDLIEATSDCGAYVMVHSSLKRLAVKLSKICNDLRLLSSGPRAGLNEINLPELQAGSSIMPAKVNPVVPEVVNQVCFKVIGNDTCVTMASEAGQLQLNVMEPVIGQAMFESTHILTNACYNLLEKCVNGITANKEVCEAYVFNSIGIVTYLNPFIGHHNGDIVGKICAETGKSVREVVLERGLLTEAELDDIFSIQNLMYPAYKAKRYTDENDLS, encoded by the coding sequence ATGTCAGATAACATTCGTATTGAAGAAGACCTGTTAGGTACTAAAGAAGTTCCCGCAGATGCTTATTATGGCGTTCACACACTACGGGCTATCGAGAACTTTTATATCAGCAACAGCAAGATAAGCGATATCCCGGAATTTGTGCGTGGCATGGTGATGGTCAAAAAGGCCGCGGCTATGGCGAATAAAGAACTGCAAACCATCCCCCGCCAAATTGCCGATGTCATCATCCGGGCCTGTGATGAGGTTTTGAACAACGGCAAATGCATGGATCAATTCCCGATCGATGCTTATCAGGGCGGCGCGGGAACGTCGTTAAACATGAACACTAACGAGGTATTGGCCAATATCGGTCTGGAGTTGATGGGACACCAAAAAGGTGAATATCAATACCTGAACCCGAACGACCATCTGAACAAGTGTCAGTCCACCAACGACGCCTACCCTACGGGATTCCGCATCGCGGTATATGCATCGATCCTGAAGCTGATCGATGCGTTGACGCAGCTTGGCGATGGCTTTGAGCGCAAAGCCAAAGAATTTCAAAACGTCCTGAAAATGGGACGGACCCAGTTGCAAGATGCGGTTCCCATGACTCTCGGGCAGGAGTTCCATGCTTTCAATGTGTTACTGAAAGAAGAAAACAAAAACCTGCTGCGTACCGCTGAACTCCTGTTGGAAGTCAACCTGGGTGCGACGGCTATCGGCACCCGGCTGAATACGCCGGACGGCTATCAGCAACTAGCGGTACAGCGGTTGGCGGAGGTAAGCGGGCTGCCATGCGTTCCGGCCGAAGACCTGATTGAAGCGACGTCAGACTGCGGCGCTTACGTGATGGTTCACTCCTCGCTGAAGCGTCTGGCTGTCAAGCTGTCAAAAATCTGTAACGACTTGCGACTGCTCTCTTCCGGGCCGCGTGCCGGACTAAATGAAATCAATTTGCCAGAGTTGCAGGCAGGCTCATCAATTATGCCAGCCAAAGTCAACCCGGTTGTGCCGGAAGTGGTAAATCAGGTGTGTTTTAAAGTTATCGGTAATGACACCTGCGTCACGATGGCGTCTGAAGCCGGACAGCTTCAATTAAATGTGATGGAGCCGGTCATCGGCCAGGCCATGTTCGAGTCCACCCACATCCTGACTAACGCCTGTTACAACCTGCTGGAAAAGTGCGTTAACGGCATTACGGCTAACAAAGAAGTGTGCGAGGCTTATGTCTTTAATTCCATCGGAATCGTTACGTATCTGAACCCGTTTATCGGCCACCATAACGGCGATATCGTTGGCAAAATCTGTGCGGAAACCGGCAAGAGCGTACGTGAAGTCGTACTGGAGCGAGGTTTGCTGACGGAGGCGGAACTGGATGACATTTTCTCCATTCAGAACCTGATGTACCCGGCATACAAAGCCAAGCGCTATACCGACGAGAACGATCTTTCCTAA
- a CDS encoding co-chaperone GroES: MKIRPLHDRVIVKRKEVESKSAGGIVLTGSAAGKSTRGEVLAIGHGRILENGEVKPLDVKVGDIVIFNDGYGVKAEKIDNEEVLIMSESDILAIVEA; the protein is encoded by the coding sequence ATGAAAATTCGTCCATTGCATGACCGCGTGATCGTCAAGCGCAAAGAAGTTGAGTCCAAATCTGCTGGCGGTATTGTTCTGACCGGCTCCGCCGCAGGTAAGTCTACCCGTGGTGAAGTTCTGGCCATCGGCCATGGGCGCATCCTGGAAAACGGCGAAGTCAAGCCGCTGGATGTGAAAGTAGGCGATATCGTTATTTTCAATGATGGCTATGGCGTGAAGGCTGAGAAGATTGATAACGAAGAAGTGTTAATCATGTCCGAGAGCGACATTCTCGCAATTGTTGAAGCGTAA
- a CDS encoding tyrosine-type recombinase/integrase — protein sequence MALNDSKIRAAKPLAKSYKLTDSQGLYLTVSASGAKLWYFRYRFGGKENRLAFGRYPQITLAEAREKRDAARKLLASGLSPSQRRKTNNPAVEESRTFQYIATAWHTCCLKLWSDAHADKILTCLKRYVFPAIGAMDIAQVETRHLAQLVKAIDDKGVHDVAGRVRQHLTKIMRHAVQQGVIKYNPAYDLDGVVTPVVTQHHPALPLKRLPELLEKMENYKGRVLTRLALELSLHVFLRSSELRLARWDEFNLKAHIWTVPAKRETVKGVRFSERGAKMKDEHLVPLSRQAVALLKQIQVISGESVFVFPGAHTLNKPMSENTVNKALRVIGYDTKTEVCGHGFRTMACSALNESGRWSKDAIERQMSHKERNGVRAAYVHKAEHLEARIEMMQWWSDYLDVNREGYVAPYIYARQHKAAGTA from the coding sequence ATGGCCCTGAATGACAGTAAAATCCGCGCAGCCAAACCTCTCGCAAAATCCTACAAACTTACCGATTCGCAAGGTCTGTACCTGACGGTATCCGCCAGCGGCGCTAAGTTATGGTATTTCCGCTATCGCTTCGGCGGTAAAGAAAACCGTCTGGCCTTTGGCCGCTATCCTCAGATTACGTTGGCGGAAGCCCGTGAAAAGCGCGATGCGGCGCGTAAGCTGCTGGCATCCGGCCTCAGCCCTTCTCAGCGTCGCAAAACGAACAACCCCGCCGTTGAGGAATCCCGCACCTTTCAATACATCGCCACCGCATGGCACACCTGTTGTCTTAAGCTCTGGTCGGACGCTCACGCCGATAAGATCCTCACCTGCCTGAAACGCTACGTTTTCCCCGCGATCGGTGCGATGGATATCGCTCAGGTTGAAACCCGCCATCTGGCACAGTTGGTTAAGGCCATTGACGACAAAGGCGTGCATGACGTCGCCGGACGGGTGCGCCAGCACCTGACCAAAATCATGCGCCACGCGGTACAACAGGGCGTGATTAAATATAATCCGGCTTACGATCTGGACGGCGTCGTGACCCCGGTTGTGACCCAACACCACCCCGCCCTGCCGCTGAAACGCCTGCCTGAACTACTGGAGAAAATGGAAAACTACAAAGGCCGGGTGCTGACTCGTCTGGCGCTGGAATTAAGCCTGCATGTTTTTCTGCGCTCCAGCGAGTTGCGACTCGCTCGCTGGGATGAATTCAACCTGAAAGCCCATATCTGGACGGTGCCTGCAAAGCGTGAAACCGTAAAAGGCGTAAGGTTCTCAGAGCGTGGCGCAAAGATGAAGGATGAACATCTGGTGCCGTTGTCACGGCAGGCGGTCGCCCTATTGAAACAGATTCAGGTGATTTCCGGCGAATCGGTATTCGTTTTTCCGGGCGCACATACGTTGAACAAGCCGATGAGTGAAAACACCGTCAACAAGGCGCTGCGCGTAATTGGCTATGACACCAAAACCGAGGTGTGCGGCCACGGCTTTAGGACCATGGCCTGTAGCGCCTTGAACGAGTCGGGACGCTGGTCAAAAGACGCTATTGAGCGGCAGATGAGCCACAAAGAGCGCAATGGTGTGCGGGCGGCCTACGTGCATAAAGCGGAGCATCTGGAAGCCAGAATCGAAATGATGCAGTGGTGGTCGGATTATCTGGACGTAAACCGCGAAGGATATGTCGCGCCGTATATTTATGCGCGGCAGCATAAGGCCGCGGGTACAGCCTGA
- a CDS encoding protein-disulfide reductase DsbD — MAQRIFTLIFLLWSFSINTVMATPFGQKLLGDSQHSQFLPADRAFAFDFQQRDKQLTVRWEIPPGYYLYRQQIKVEGNRAVIGKVDIPTGLKHRDEFFGEVFIFKQSLALNIPLVQADDPATVQVTYQGCADAGFCYPPETRTIPISRILPASGENTMPHQPPQDATLPFSPWWTLFIGIGVAFTPCVLPMYPLIASLVLGRKKPLSLRRTFLLAMTYVQGMALTYTLLGLIVAAAGLRFQAALQHPYVLIGLSAMFVALALSMFGLYTLQLPSSLQTRLTEWSNRQQGGSLTGVFSMGALAGLICSPCTTAPLSAILLYIAQSGDMLAGGGSLYLYASGMGLPLILVTLFGNRLLPRGGPWMRHVKEAFGFIILALPIFLLERILGENWGIRLWSLLGVAFFGWAFVLSLRSHKGGMRIIQLLLLAGALVAARPLQDWAFSPDDSRLKQSASTLTFRPITNMAGLNSALASSRQPVMLDLYADWCVACKEFEKYTFSDNRVQRGLAHVTLLQADVTANQAEHNAMLKKLQVLGLPTILFFDTQGKEIPGSRVTGFMDAEKFQAHLQKYVP, encoded by the coding sequence ATGGCTCAACGCATCTTTACGCTGATTTTCCTGCTATGGTCGTTCAGCATTAACACCGTTATGGCAACGCCGTTTGGTCAAAAATTGCTTGGCGACAGCCAACATTCACAGTTTTTACCTGCTGATCGGGCATTCGCGTTTGATTTTCAGCAGCGAGATAAACAACTGACCGTACGCTGGGAAATACCACCGGGCTACTATTTGTATCGGCAGCAGATTAAGGTCGAAGGAAATCGGGCGGTTATCGGTAAAGTCGATATCCCGACAGGTCTTAAACACCGGGATGAGTTTTTCGGTGAGGTTTTCATCTTCAAGCAGTCGCTGGCGCTGAATATTCCGCTTGTTCAGGCAGATGATCCGGCAACCGTTCAAGTGACTTACCAGGGCTGTGCCGATGCGGGTTTCTGCTATCCGCCGGAAACGCGGACTATCCCGATAAGCCGGATTTTACCGGCATCTGGCGAAAACACGATGCCGCATCAGCCCCCGCAGGACGCAACATTGCCATTCTCTCCCTGGTGGACGCTGTTCATCGGCATTGGCGTTGCATTTACTCCCTGCGTACTACCGATGTATCCGCTGATAGCCAGTCTGGTTCTCGGCAGAAAAAAGCCACTCTCGCTCCGTCGGACTTTTCTGCTCGCCATGACCTACGTTCAGGGGATGGCGCTAACCTATACTCTGCTTGGCTTGATCGTAGCAGCGGCGGGGTTGCGTTTTCAGGCCGCGCTACAGCACCCGTATGTGTTGATTGGCCTGTCGGCCATGTTCGTGGCGCTGGCGCTTTCCATGTTCGGCCTGTACACATTGCAACTGCCCTCTTCCCTGCAAACCCGGCTGACAGAATGGAGCAATCGCCAGCAAGGGGGATCGTTGACGGGCGTATTCAGCATGGGCGCACTGGCAGGATTAATCTGTTCACCCTGCACCACGGCGCCGCTCAGCGCGATCCTGCTCTATATTGCCCAGAGCGGCGATATGCTGGCGGGCGGCGGTTCGCTATATCTCTACGCATCTGGCATGGGGTTGCCGCTGATTCTGGTGACCCTGTTCGGCAATCGGCTGTTGCCACGCGGCGGGCCGTGGATGCGGCATGTCAAAGAAGCATTCGGGTTCATCATTCTTGCCCTGCCAATCTTTTTACTTGAACGAATACTGGGTGAGAACTGGGGGATAAGGCTGTGGAGCCTGCTGGGGGTCGCCTTCTTTGGCTGGGCGTTTGTCCTGAGCCTGCGCAGTCACAAAGGGGGGATGCGCATTATTCAGCTACTGCTGCTGGCAGGTGCGCTAGTCGCCGCACGACCGCTACAAGACTGGGCATTTTCCCCTGACGACTCACGGCTGAAACAAAGCGCGTCCACACTGACATTTAGGCCCATCACTAACATGGCCGGGCTAAATAGCGCGCTGGCGTCAAGCCGCCAGCCTGTCATGCTGGATCTTTACGCTGACTGGTGTGTCGCCTGTAAAGAGTTTGAAAAATATACCTTTAGTGACAACCGGGTACAGCGCGGCCTGGCACACGTCACGCTATTGCAGGCGGATGTGACCGCTAATCAGGCAGAGCATAATGCCATGCTGAAAAAATTGCAGGTGTTAGGACTGCCAACCATTCTATTTTTTGACACTCAGGGAAAAGAGATTCCCGGCTCGCGTGTCACCGGTTTTATGGACGCGGAGAAATTTCAGGCGCATTTGCAGAAATATGTTCCTTAA